A single Dechloromonas denitrificans DNA region contains:
- a CDS encoding metallophosphoesterase family protein, producing MFSILHISDLHRTPNAKISNAELLSALVRDRDSYTLGDKPIRPPDAIVVSGDVVQGVPLKAPNGQATLQAQYEEAEAFLVDLAAELLGGDRSRVIVVPGNHDIDWQLAKSAMQLVELGDLPENVLSALQEPDSQFRFSWATREVFRIVDPALYSKRFDAFWKFFRSFYSGVGGLLRVDPGSDANLYSLHGGRIGVAAFNSCHGNDCFAFHGAIPARVISQTHLDMRTLGPFELSIAVWHHNLEGPPYRTDYMDIEIVRAMIGRGFRVGMYGHQHRAQVSAQSLRLAASETMAILGTGALCAGGADLPSGSHRQYSIIEISDDLRSAEVHVREIMDSDMFGPASLPAFERRGSREVTWDQPTNSLGSPIDTAKRAITAAIQVAEMLVKTSHHPEAVAKLWPLRNQLSGYGRKLLLEATGSSRDWTSLVELTLEPGSIEELVMGVEARIRKGDCSVAKAYLDQNATRLLLPEHQVRELLSRIAAEEGLSKK from the coding sequence GTGTTTTCAATACTCCACATCTCTGACCTACATCGCACACCAAATGCGAAGATTTCGAATGCGGAGCTGCTATCAGCGCTCGTCAGGGACCGCGACTCCTATACGCTAGGCGACAAGCCCATTCGCCCGCCGGACGCAATCGTCGTAAGCGGAGATGTCGTGCAAGGAGTACCACTGAAGGCGCCGAATGGTCAGGCCACCTTGCAGGCCCAGTATGAGGAAGCTGAGGCGTTCTTGGTAGACCTCGCCGCAGAGCTGCTGGGAGGCGACCGTTCCCGTGTCATCGTTGTTCCCGGAAACCATGATATTGACTGGCAGCTGGCAAAGAGTGCAATGCAGCTGGTTGAGTTGGGTGATCTACCCGAGAACGTGCTCAGCGCTCTGCAGGAGCCGGACAGCCAGTTTCGCTTCTCGTGGGCCACGAGGGAGGTGTTTCGTATCGTAGACCCGGCGCTGTACTCCAAGCGGTTTGACGCCTTCTGGAAGTTCTTTAGGTCGTTCTATTCTGGAGTGGGCGGATTGCTACGGGTGGATCCGGGAAGCGACGCCAATCTGTACTCGCTACATGGTGGTCGGATTGGAGTTGCCGCGTTCAACTCCTGCCACGGGAACGACTGCTTCGCGTTTCACGGCGCCATTCCTGCAAGGGTTATCTCGCAGACCCATCTTGATATGCGCACCCTCGGGCCATTCGAGCTCTCTATTGCAGTCTGGCACCACAACCTGGAGGGCCCCCCCTACAGGACCGACTACATGGACATTGAGATAGTGCGTGCCATGATCGGACGCGGTTTTCGAGTCGGGATGTATGGGCATCAGCACCGCGCCCAAGTGTCCGCGCAATCACTGCGCCTAGCAGCATCGGAGACTATGGCGATCCTCGGCACGGGTGCCCTGTGCGCCGGCGGGGCAGATCTACCGAGCGGCAGCCACCGACAGTACAGCATCATCGAGATCAGCGACGACCTTCGCAGCGCAGAAGTCCACGTGCGCGAGATTATGGACTCCGATATGTTTGGGCCAGCCTCGCTGCCAGCGTTTGAGCGCCGTGGTTCCAGGGAAGTCACGTGGGACCAGCCCACGAATTCACTTGGCTCGCCGATTGACACTGCCAAGAGAGCCATCACAGCAGCCATTCAAGTAGCCGAGATGCTTGTGAAGACTTCTCACCATCCTGAGGCGGTGGCCAAGCTCTGGCCCTTACGCAATCAACTCTCCGGATATGGACGTAAACTCTTGCTGGAGGCCACTGGATCCTCCCGGGACTGGACATCTCTCGTAGAACTCACGCTTGAGCCCGGCAGCATCGAAGAGTTGGTTATGGGAGTTGAAGCGCGGATTCGTAAAGGAGATTGCTCTGTTGCCAAGGCGTATTTGGATCAAAATGCGACCCGCCTGTTGCTCCCTGAACATCAGGTGCGGGAACTCTTGAGCCGCATCGCAGCCGAGGAAGGGCTAAGTAAGAAATGA